Proteins from a single region of Synergistaceae bacterium:
- a CDS encoding GNAT family N-acetyltransferase has protein sequence MILTDIRFCTTEDIDQILQIDRTSPWPWPEKVIQQDLSDRSGEVTYLGAFSSLGDRLLGYAVLGEEKGEGLLMNLVVIPEYRRQSIGQQLVFAVGECAESLGFTRLSLRVRYSNHGALKLYRGLGFKNDARRESFYSDGDMAYFMSRSLPVSLQEDRRP, from the coding sequence ATGATTCTCACCGACATCCGTTTTTGTACAACAGAAGACATCGATCAAATTCTTCAGATCGATCGAACTTCGCCGTGGCCCTGGCCGGAAAAAGTCATCCAGCAGGATCTCTCCGACAGAAGCGGAGAAGTGACCTATCTGGGAGCTTTTTCCTCCCTGGGAGACAGGCTTTTGGGGTACGCGGTCCTTGGCGAGGAAAAGGGAGAGGGGTTGCTGATGAACCTGGTGGTCATTCCGGAATACCGGCGGCAGAGCATCGGGCAACAACTCGTTTTCGCCGTGGGAGAATGCGCGGAAAGCCTTGGGTTTACCAGACTGTCCCTGAGGGTCCGCTATTCCAACCACGGGGCGCTCAAACTCTACAGAGGTCTGGGCTTCAAAAACGACGCCAGACGCGAAAGTTTCTACAGTGACGGAGACATGGCCTATTTCATGAGTCGAAGTCTGCCCGTTTCGCTTCAGGAAGACAGACGGCCGTGA
- a CDS encoding cytidylate kinase-like family protein: protein MENLVITISREFGSGGRLIGERLAEKLGFTFYDSRLISLAAGKSGLDPQVFENAEEEARSKFLFNLSIGGYVSTSMFSQVSVPISDQIFFAQSKVIEEIAEQGNCVIIGRCANYILRERPRLFRVFLYGDVKDRCRRIVEDYGMAEDKVEAQIAQVDKGRKNYYEHYTNEVWGDLKSYDLSLNTSFTGIDVAVKVISAAVQAV, encoded by the coding sequence ATGGAAAATCTCGTCATCACCATCAGCAGAGAATTTGGAAGCGGAGGACGGCTGATAGGGGAGAGACTTGCCGAGAAATTGGGATTCACTTTCTATGACAGCCGGCTGATCAGCCTGGCTGCGGGAAAAAGCGGACTGGATCCGCAGGTTTTCGAAAACGCGGAAGAAGAAGCCCGCAGTAAATTTCTGTTCAATCTGTCGATCGGCGGATATGTCTCGACGAGTATGTTTTCTCAGGTCAGCGTCCCCATCAGCGATCAGATTTTTTTTGCGCAGTCGAAGGTCATTGAGGAGATCGCAGAGCAGGGAAATTGCGTCATCATAGGACGCTGCGCAAATTATATCCTGCGTGAACGCCCGAGACTTTTTCGGGTGTTCCTCTATGGAGACGTTAAAGATCGCTGCCGCCGTATCGTTGAGGACTACGGCATGGCTGAAGACAAAGTGGAAGCTCAGATCGCCCAGGTGGACAAGGGAAGAAAAAACTACTACGAGCATTATACAAACGAGGTGTGGGGAGACCTGAAGTCCTATGACCTCTCTCTCAACACCAGCTTTACGGGTATTGACGTCGCGGTGAAGGTGATCAGTGCGGCGGTACAGGCAGTTTAG
- a CDS encoding 2-oxoacid:acceptor oxidoreductase family protein: MIEIRWHGRGGQGAKTASLLLADAAFNTGKFVQGFPEYGPERMGAPITAYNRISDERCTIHSNIYDPDYVVVVDATLLSAVDVTRGLKPNGAIIINSDKSPEELRPLLKGYTGKVCTIDAAKISEEELGRNFPNTPMLGAVVKVSGIIPEEEFAADMEGSFKHKFATKPQVIEGNMKALKRSMKEVKGL, encoded by the coding sequence ATGATCGAAATACGTTGGCACGGGAGAGGCGGACAGGGAGCGAAAACAGCGTCGCTTTTGCTGGCGGACGCGGCGTTCAACACCGGTAAATTCGTTCAGGGTTTCCCGGAATACGGGCCGGAAAGGATGGGCGCGCCCATCACGGCCTACAACCGGATCAGCGACGAGCGATGCACGATCCACTCCAACATCTATGATCCGGACTACGTCGTCGTCGTGGACGCAACTCTTCTTTCGGCGGTCGATGTGACCAGGGGGCTGAAACCCAACGGGGCCATCATCATCAATTCCGACAAATCGCCGGAAGAACTGCGGCCGCTGCTGAAGGGATACACCGGTAAGGTCTGCACCATCGACGCCGCGAAAATTTCCGAGGAAGAGCTGGGGCGGAACTTTCCCAATACGCCGATGCTGGGCGCGGTGGTCAAGGTCAGCGGAATCATCCCGGAGGAGGAATTTGCCGCCGACATGGAGGGGTCGTTCAAACACAAATTCGCCACGAAACCTCAGGTCATCGAGGGGAACATGAAGGCGCTGAAACGATCGATGAAAGAGGTGAAGGGACTGTGA
- a CDS encoding 4Fe-4S binding protein yields MSKYVPASQINDQVTWQDISPGGDIRESGNATLVNTGNWRTMIPTYVESKCKQCMLCVPVCPDVSIPVKDGKRLNFDYEHCKGCGICYKVCPFGAITFAKEEK; encoded by the coding sequence GTGAGTAAATACGTACCGGCTTCTCAGATCAACGACCAGGTCACCTGGCAGGACATCAGCCCTGGCGGGGATATTCGCGAGAGCGGCAACGCGACGCTGGTAAACACCGGAAACTGGCGGACGATGATCCCCACTTACGTTGAGTCGAAGTGCAAACAGTGTATGCTCTGCGTGCCGGTCTGCCCGGATGTATCAATTCCGGTCAAGGACGGCAAACGCCTGAACTTCGATTACGAGCACTGCAAGGGATGCGGCATCTGTTACAAAGTGTGTCCTTTCGGCGCCATTACCTTTGCAAAGGAGGAAAAGTGA
- the porA gene encoding pyruvate ferredoxin oxidoreductase, which translates to MGIRERLSGNEAVAFAMKQINPDVMGAFPITPSTEIPQYFSQYVANGEVDTEFVAVESEHSAMSCCIGAQAAGGRAITATSSCGLAFMWEMLYVAASCRLPITLACVNRSLSGPININNDHSDSMGARDSGWIQLYAETNQEAYDNFCMAMRIGEHPDVRLPVMTCQDGFITSHAIENIDLLEDDKVKAFVGEYKPECSLLNGPLSIGPYDTPAYFMEHKYQQALAMRNAKKVILDVAKEFKAISGREYGLFEEYRMDDAERAIVLIGSSAGTAKAMVNELRGKGEKVGLIKLRSFRPFPSAELAHALAKMKAVAVLDKAESFSSAGGPIFAETRSACYNLPNAPKMVNYIYGLGGRDVKVEDIAFVYNRLAEIVKTGSEGDVYRYLAVRGQEV; encoded by the coding sequence ATGGGTATCCGCGAGCGACTTTCCGGCAACGAGGCCGTGGCCTTTGCCATGAAACAGATTAACCCGGACGTCATGGGAGCCTTCCCGATTACGCCCTCCACCGAAATTCCTCAATATTTTTCTCAATATGTGGCCAACGGCGAAGTGGACACCGAATTTGTGGCCGTGGAGTCGGAACACAGCGCCATGTCCTGCTGCATCGGCGCTCAGGCCGCCGGGGGACGGGCCATCACCGCCACCTCCTCCTGCGGGCTGGCCTTCATGTGGGAAATGCTGTACGTGGCGGCGTCCTGCCGTCTGCCCATCACTCTGGCCTGCGTCAACCGCTCTCTTTCCGGCCCCATCAATATCAACAACGACCACAGCGACTCCATGGGCGCCCGAGATTCCGGCTGGATTCAGCTCTACGCCGAAACCAATCAGGAAGCCTACGACAACTTCTGCATGGCCATGCGCATCGGCGAGCATCCCGACGTTCGCCTGCCGGTCATGACCTGTCAGGATGGATTCATCACCTCCCACGCCATCGAAAACATCGACCTGCTTGAGGACGACAAAGTCAAAGCCTTCGTCGGAGAATACAAGCCGGAATGCTCCCTTTTGAACGGTCCTCTCTCCATCGGCCCCTACGACACCCCCGCCTACTTCATGGAGCATAAATATCAGCAGGCTCTGGCCATGAGAAACGCCAAAAAAGTCATTCTGGACGTGGCAAAGGAGTTCAAGGCCATTTCCGGACGGGAATATGGCCTCTTCGAGGAGTACCGGATGGACGACGCCGAGCGGGCCATTGTCCTCATCGGCTCCAGCGCGGGAACGGCCAAGGCCATGGTCAACGAACTGCGGGGCAAAGGCGAAAAGGTCGGGCTGATAAAACTGCGTTCCTTCCGCCCATTCCCCTCGGCGGAGCTGGCCCATGCCCTTGCCAAAATGAAGGCGGTGGCCGTTCTGGACAAGGCCGAAAGTTTTTCGTCGGCGGGAGGTCCGATTTTCGCCGAGACCCGCAGCGCCTGTTACAACCTTCCCAACGCTCCTAAAATGGTGAATTATATCTACGGTCTTGGCGGACGGGACGTCAAGGTGGAAGACATCGCCTTCGTGTACAATCGGCTGGCCGAAATCGTAAAAACAGGTTCTGAGGGCGATGTGTATCGTTATCTCGCCGTGAGAGGGCAGGAGGTATAA
- a CDS encoding pyruvate ferredoxin oxidoreductase (catalyzes the formation of acetyl-CoA from pyruvate and coenzyme A) has protein sequence MAYDLRQELSKPERISGGHRMCAGCGSPVAIRGVLRALNPEDKAVIGVATGCLEVSTIMYPYTAWKDSAIHTAFACAGATTSGAEACYKALKKKGKINETRKFITFGGDGGTYDIGFQSLSGAMERGHDMVYVCYDNEAYMNTGIQRSSSTPLFADATTSPAGTAIAGKQQMKKDLTEVMAAHNIPYVGQTTFVGNMKDLHEKAHKAIYTPGAAFLNIMAPCPRGWRYPTEELMNICRLAVETCVWPLYEVVEGKWILSYQPKKKLPVEDYLRPQGRFAHLFHKGNEWMIESWQKAVDKKWETLLKKSA, from the coding sequence ATGGCTTACGATCTGAGACAGGAACTTTCCAAGCCGGAACGAATCTCCGGCGGACATCGGATGTGCGCCGGCTGCGGCTCTCCGGTGGCGATTCGAGGCGTGCTGCGGGCGCTCAATCCCGAAGATAAGGCGGTCATTGGCGTGGCGACGGGATGTCTGGAGGTTTCCACCATTATGTATCCCTACACCGCCTGGAAGGACAGCGCCATCCACACCGCGTTTGCCTGCGCCGGAGCCACCACCAGCGGCGCTGAAGCCTGCTACAAGGCGTTGAAAAAGAAGGGTAAAATCAATGAGACCCGCAAATTCATCACCTTCGGCGGTGACGGCGGGACCTACGACATCGGTTTCCAGTCCCTTTCCGGAGCGATGGAGCGTGGACACGACATGGTTTACGTCTGCTACGACAACGAAGCGTACATGAACACGGGTATTCAACGGTCCTCCTCGACGCCTCTTTTCGCCGACGCAACCACGTCCCCGGCAGGTACGGCCATAGCCGGCAAACAGCAGATGAAAAAGGACCTGACGGAGGTCATGGCGGCGCACAACATCCCTTATGTGGGCCAGACCACCTTTGTCGGCAACATGAAAGACCTTCACGAGAAGGCTCATAAAGCCATTTATACGCCGGGAGCCGCCTTTTTGAACATCATGGCCCCCTGCCCTCGGGGCTGGCGCTACCCCACGGAAGAGCTGATGAACATCTGCCGGCTGGCGGTGGAAACCTGTGTCTGGCCTCTGTACGAAGTGGTCGAGGGAAAATGGATCCTCTCCTATCAGCCCAAAAAGAAACTGCCGGTGGAGGATTATCTTCGGCCCCAGGGACGTTTCGCCCACCTGTTCCACAAGGGCAACGAGTGGATGATCGAGTCCTGGCAGAAAGCCGTCGACAAAAAGTGGGAGACGCTGCTCAAAAAGTCGGCGTAA
- a CDS encoding type II toxin-antitoxin system RelB/DinJ family antitoxin — translation MAQATINVRIDEDVKKSFDAFCAEVGLNASVAVNMFIRAVLRSRSIPFEITDAMDDVSKEEVLAQALRATLLARLKEGEEAERWIGHETVMRDARKIVGSARGSKQTDM, via the coding sequence TTGGCGCAGGCTACCATAAACGTGAGAATCGACGAAGACGTGAAGAAATCCTTTGACGCTTTTTGCGCGGAAGTGGGGTTGAATGCGTCTGTCGCTGTGAATATGTTCATCCGCGCCGTCCTCAGATCCCGCAGTATTCCGTTTGAAATCACGGACGCGATGGACGATGTTTCAAAAGAAGAGGTATTGGCGCAAGCCCTTCGCGCGACCTTGCTCGCACGGCTCAAAGAGGGTGAGGAAGCGGAACGCTGGATCGGTCATGAAACGGTGATGCGGGACGCGCGTAAAATCGTGGGCTCGGCTCGCGGTTCAAAGCAGACGGATATGTAA
- a CDS encoding type II toxin-antitoxin system RelE/ParE family toxin, with translation MPKYKVVYLESARRDIGEAVFYIADTLRNPAAAESLLDSIDEKTRILREGLWKGQSLKNHSSGLFADVDLSWCRVRNYYLFFRIDEREKVIRVYHFSHKLRGLAHVLKETESF, from the coding sequence ATGCCGAAATACAAAGTCGTTTATTTGGAGTCCGCTCGGCGCGACATCGGAGAAGCTGTTTTCTACATAGCGGACACTCTGCGAAACCCAGCTGCGGCGGAGAGCCTTCTCGATTCGATAGACGAAAAAACGCGCATTTTACGCGAGGGACTTTGGAAAGGACAATCTCTGAAAAATCATTCAAGCGGATTGTTTGCTGACGTCGATTTGAGTTGGTGCCGCGTGAGGAATTACTACCTCTTTTTTAGGATCGACGAGCGAGAAAAAGTGATTCGTGTCTATCATTTTTCGCATAAGCTGCGAGGTTTGGCGCACGTCCTCAAAGAAACAGAATCTTTTTGA
- a CDS encoding PD-(D/E)XK nuclease family protein, with the protein MVTALSLCQRCPRLLAFQEQGEKNAWQAGSAGKKKVSYGSLFHSQIVGRFHSDAADGESPCRQALIKVFAGGQKNLNKRLNDLVREHYFSSFLMTHSKKLTSLQVQAIARATTFWVECLADFLLDIPSLFSSPEERLNAVFHSPEKTLKGVWAFPDGQVLKVTGRYDALLFNPDAGEAVLFEFKGFKMPDVTVGLSQTLLYAWLVSSAAGIVPAVKLIGLEDDAPCSFASGDVKTMMGNLPYLFETARQVLEKRLPLPQAADSGLCSLCPYDARCDQEWGERSSLPTQDEDFGEGLERMTQLLSVLQACNVYVSDEGCLYSPAFIRLKVKPDIKKGARVQKIEGLADDLRVHMGLATQPLIQAQNGYVSVDIPRKERQGLSLTDLLKKGEHTRPKSEAAFPLGLDIEGKALWVDLADPMMTSILIGGTSGSGKSVLLRSIVISLLLCAPRDSVNFSLIDPKRVTFTDMKNLRCLEEGSLLLDTGAALEALSSATEEMERRYVLMENMEVSDITAFNAKAANRLKRRVILIDEYADMIITKQTREALETSVQRICQKGRAAGIHLILATQRPDAKVVTGVIKANLQLRVALKVTSQTNSQIILGEGVGQAQSLLGNGDMLVGGSIPIQRLQGPLASTDLLGREFFTE; encoded by the coding sequence GTGGTTACCGCATTGTCCCTTTGTCAGCGCTGTCCAAGGCTGCTGGCTTTTCAGGAACAGGGGGAAAAGAACGCCTGGCAGGCGGGGAGTGCCGGAAAGAAAAAAGTCTCCTATGGCTCGCTTTTTCACAGCCAAATTGTCGGCAGGTTCCACTCCGACGCGGCGGATGGAGAGTCCCCGTGCCGTCAGGCTCTGATAAAAGTCTTTGCCGGCGGGCAGAAAAATCTTAATAAACGCCTTAACGACCTGGTGCGGGAACATTATTTTTCTTCTTTTCTGATGACTCACAGTAAAAAACTGACGTCCCTTCAGGTTCAGGCCATAGCCCGGGCGACGACCTTCTGGGTCGAATGTCTGGCTGATTTTCTGTTGGATATTCCCTCGCTGTTTTCCTCCCCTGAAGAGCGTCTGAACGCGGTTTTCCACAGCCCGGAAAAAACTCTGAAGGGGGTCTGGGCCTTTCCTGACGGGCAGGTGTTGAAGGTGACCGGCCGATACGATGCTCTGCTCTTCAATCCAGACGCGGGCGAGGCCGTTTTGTTTGAGTTCAAGGGTTTCAAAATGCCGGATGTGACGGTTGGACTCTCGCAAACCCTCCTTTACGCGTGGCTGGTTTCTTCCGCTGCGGGAATCGTCCCTGCCGTGAAACTCATCGGTCTGGAAGACGACGCGCCCTGCAGTTTTGCCTCCGGCGATGTCAAAACGATGATGGGCAATCTTCCGTATCTGTTCGAAACGGCGAGGCAGGTCCTGGAAAAACGCCTGCCCCTTCCCCAGGCGGCCGACTCAGGGCTGTGCTCTCTGTGCCCTTATGACGCCCGATGTGACCAGGAATGGGGTGAACGTTCCTCTTTGCCGACGCAGGACGAGGATTTCGGCGAGGGGCTGGAGCGCATGACCCAGCTGCTCAGTGTCCTGCAGGCCTGTAACGTTTATGTTTCGGATGAGGGCTGTCTTTACAGTCCGGCTTTTATCCGTCTGAAGGTGAAGCCGGACATAAAGAAGGGCGCCAGAGTACAAAAAATTGAAGGGCTTGCCGATGATCTGCGGGTCCATATGGGCCTTGCCACCCAGCCGCTGATCCAGGCTCAGAACGGTTACGTCAGTGTCGATATTCCCAGAAAAGAGAGACAGGGTCTGAGCCTGACGGACCTCCTGAAAAAGGGAGAACACACGCGCCCGAAGTCGGAGGCGGCGTTTCCTCTGGGACTGGACATTGAAGGAAAAGCCCTGTGGGTGGACCTTGCCGATCCGATGATGACCAGTATTCTGATCGGCGGAACTTCGGGCAGCGGCAAAAGTGTCCTTCTGCGCTCGATTGTGATTTCTCTGCTTCTGTGCGCCCCCCGGGACAGTGTGAATTTCAGCCTGATCGACCCCAAACGAGTTACCTTCACGGACATGAAAAACCTCCGCTGTCTTGAGGAGGGGAGTCTCCTGTTGGACACCGGAGCCGCTCTGGAGGCTCTCAGTTCCGCAACAGAAGAAATGGAACGCCGCTATGTTCTGATGGAAAACATGGAAGTTTCAGATATCACCGCTTTCAACGCCAAAGCCGCCAACAGGCTGAAACGGCGCGTGATCCTTATCGACGAGTACGCGGACATGATTATCACCAAACAGACCCGCGAGGCTCTGGAAACCTCCGTGCAGCGAATATGTCAAAAAGGGCGGGCCGCCGGGATTCACCTGATTTTGGCGACGCAGCGCCCCGACGCCAAAGTGGTGACCGGCGTCATCAAGGCGAACCTGCAGTTGCGCGTCGCCCTGAAAGTGACCAGTCAAACCAACAGTCAGATTATCCTGGGCGAGGGGGTTGGGCAGGCCCAGTCTCTTTTGGGGAACGGGGACATGCTTGTGGGGGGCAGTATTCCGATACAGCGCCTCCAGGGACCGCTGGCCTCGACGGATTTGTTGGGTCGGGAGTTCTTCACGGAGTGA